Proteins from a single region of Butyrivibrio fibrisolvens:
- a CDS encoding glycosyl hydrolase family 28 protein — protein MELHSLVTDSDITIWWDKEGVNVSEYEVSINGETSKTAKTHYTWENLEPDTEYHVEVKALLADSNIVDTANEENKAKTSIAKVRTLKTKRRIDVTKAPYNAVGDGKTMNTAVIQKAFDDCGKGDQIFFPKGDYMTGALRLHSDMEIYLDEGAILHGTADFHDYLPMIKSRFEGIENMSYSSLLNAGELDHNSEPNCSNILIRGEGEIRSGGQKLGMAIIEDETHKQKEYLESLGDKIKEYETDHTIQGRVRPRLINLSNCSRVRITGVTLSDGACWNVHMIYCDDIVTDHVTINSYGVWNGDGWDPDSSTNCTLFATVFNTGDDGVAIKSGKNPEGNIVNRSSEHIRVFDCVSKMGHGICIGSEMSGGVSDVRIWDCDLSNSWCGLEIKATRKRGAYVKDIHVVDCKVSRILMHSVLYNDDGERICPHPPVFENCSFERVHIQGRYLDQHDFEGGGIKESAAIELYGFDEEGYEIRDVRFKDIEIEDRKVQSISMQHCKGISFENVSFV, from the coding sequence ATGGAATTGCATAGTCTGGTTACAGATAGTGATATAACCATATGGTGGGATAAGGAGGGTGTGAACGTCTCTGAATACGAAGTCAGTATAAATGGGGAGACTTCTAAGACAGCTAAGACTCATTATACATGGGAGAATTTAGAACCTGATACAGAATACCATGTTGAAGTTAAAGCTTTATTGGCGGATAGCAATATAGTAGACACAGCAAATGAAGAAAACAAAGCAAAAACCTCTATAGCTAAAGTCAGAACACTTAAGACCAAACGAAGAATTGATGTTACCAAAGCTCCATACAATGCCGTTGGCGATGGTAAGACCATGAATACAGCAGTGATCCAGAAGGCTTTCGATGACTGCGGTAAAGGCGATCAGATCTTTTTCCCAAAAGGGGATTATATGACTGGGGCATTGCGTCTTCATTCGGATATGGAGATATATCTTGATGAGGGTGCTATACTCCATGGAACAGCAGACTTTCATGACTATCTTCCTATGATAAAAAGCAGGTTCGAAGGAATTGAGAATATGAGCTACTCATCACTTCTAAATGCCGGAGAGCTCGATCATAACAGCGAGCCTAACTGTAGTAATATCCTAATAAGAGGTGAGGGCGAAATCCGCTCCGGTGGTCAGAAGCTGGGAATGGCCATTATAGAAGATGAAACTCATAAACAGAAAGAATATCTTGAATCTCTTGGAGATAAGATCAAGGAATATGAGACAGATCATACTATTCAGGGAAGAGTACGTCCGCGTCTTATAAATCTTAGTAACTGTTCCAGGGTCAGGATCACAGGAGTGACCCTAAGTGATGGTGCATGCTGGAATGTACACATGATATATTGCGATGATATAGTCACAGATCATGTTACTATTAATTCATATGGCGTGTGGAATGGGGATGGCTGGGATCCTGACTCATCTACTAACTGCACGCTTTTTGCTACTGTATTCAATACAGGGGATGACGGCGTTGCCATAAAATCCGGCAAAAATCCTGAGGGTAATATAGTGAATCGTTCCTCGGAGCATATCAGAGTATTTGACTGTGTATCCAAGATGGGACACGGCATATGTATAGGTTCTGAGATGAGTGGCGGCGTATCTGATGTCAGGATATGGGACTGCGACCTGTCTAATTCCTGGTGCGGTCTTGAGATTAAGGCAACAAGGAAAAGAGGAGCATATGTAAAAGATATACATGTGGTAGACTGCAAGGTGTCCCGAATCCTGATGCATTCAGTTTTGTATAACGATGATGGAGAACGTATCTGCCCTCATCCTCCGGTGTTTGAAAACTGTTCCTTTGAAAGGGTACATATCCAGGGAAGATATCTTGACCAGCATGATTTTGAGGGTGGTGGGATCAAAGAGTCTGCTGCGATTGAACTGTATGGTTTTGATGAAGAAGGATATGAGATAAGGGATGTCAGGTTTAAGGATATCGAGATAGAAGATCGCAAGGTTCAGTCGATCAGTATGCAGCATTGTAAGGGAATCAGTTTTGAAAACGTAAGCTTTGTTTGA
- a CDS encoding alpha/beta hydrolase, with amino-acid sequence MKTIFTAVGGTKHGMEAILHIHLQDLSDNFAWRVRPMVIVCPGGAYAYTSDREADPVAMQFLAMGYNAAVLRYSCAPARYPDALIQLGRAHLYLRRHAEEFRIDPDAIYTVGFSAGGHLVCNYCERWSEDFVRQQLEYDIAHSMAKEDKHVDVEELRPNGMMLGYPVITSGEYAHTGSIENLIGTAADYESEDRYRQMLDDISLEKHVNKDVPPAFIWGTAEDGSVHPMNSVLLVEALMRENIPVEYHLFRKGGHGLSLGDERTISAMPESALNDGGNINFQAAKEYVPSTSAWVSMAATWIRGLH; translated from the coding sequence ATGAAAACAATTTTTACAGCAGTTGGTGGAACAAAGCATGGAATGGAGGCGATACTGCATATTCACTTGCAGGATCTTAGCGACAATTTTGCCTGGAGAGTAAGACCTATGGTAATAGTATGTCCCGGCGGGGCATATGCTTATACTTCAGACAGAGAGGCAGATCCTGTAGCTATGCAGTTTCTGGCTATGGGATATAATGCAGCAGTTCTTCGCTATTCATGTGCACCTGCAAGATATCCTGATGCTCTGATACAGCTTGGAAGAGCTCATCTGTATCTAAGAAGACACGCTGAGGAGTTCAGGATAGATCCTGATGCTATATATACAGTAGGATTCTCTGCAGGCGGCCACCTTGTGTGTAACTACTGTGAGAGATGGTCGGAAGATTTTGTAAGGCAACAGCTTGAATATGATATAGCTCATAGTATGGCCAAGGAAGATAAGCATGTTGATGTAGAAGAGCTTCGCCCAAACGGAATGATGCTGGGCTATCCTGTTATCACATCCGGTGAATATGCACACACTGGATCTATTGAAAATCTCATAGGAACTGCAGCAGATTATGAATCAGAAGATAGGTACAGGCAGATGCTTGATGATATATCTTTGGAGAAACATGTTAATAAGGATGTCCCACCTGCATTTATCTGGGGGACTGCAGAAGATGGTAGTGTTCACCCTATGAACTCGGTGCTTCTTGTAGAGGCTTTGATGAGGGAAAATATCCCCGTAGAATATCATCTCTTCCGTAAGGGAGGGCATGGACTTTCACTTGGAGATGAGAGGACTATATCGGCGATGCCGGAAAGTGCTCTAAATGATGGCGGCAATATCAATTTCCAGGCAGCCAAGGAATACGTGCCCTCGACATCGGCATGGGTATCCATGGCAGCTACATGGATACGCGGACTCCACTGA